From one Dysidea avara chromosome 9, odDysAvar1.4, whole genome shotgun sequence genomic stretch:
- the LOC136267240 gene encoding uncharacterized protein isoform X1, which translates to MEIHGKTYSGIDFPTHFNSVCYSASQTFPSHFQWTSSNGSLKQNYPVPVQMYDDDPRRSNAVPGNEHSLIFPHEESSTAVYQAHQFWGTIRQQQTNTVSTTPLDNAYHHLLRKIIKSLSTEEVEDLCFISTEANSSSVRNKANFSGMVLFKFFEQRMLISAENLEYLQNHLKNIYRMDLCHLIDEYNNNHLRGPSFSHSVQLAEPLPQSSQLKFNPSPTNVGPHPSSSVGSRPPPFNPEYHDKTQSQLPQHDPVQYTHPEQINTSDHQQECSYPTQEEGDEEFKSQQSLQTDNLIFHNGAMHTHSSSEQLFQQNKELHMKLTISNNEICVLSKKNDQLQQSLQQIRSELNTEREMSQQQVNNQKQIHKHYLAQIEKLCAQLQGKSGPVAERYPMCKHPHGIALIVNNYEFSFTHHVEKALPNREGSLVDENNLCVTWEYLGYKVQVLKNLKASEFTRELMQVALQSHENYDSFVCCILSHGYLDGVYGTDGELVKFNDIVKLFKDNFCPTLVGKPKLFFIQACRGDNKDERVYEQKDGPDKIKNSLPSEADFFFGYATPPGYASWRSREYGSWYISSLCEVLVDNAPQQDLLSMLTMVTNKVSEAYTKEGYK; encoded by the exons ATGGAGATACATGGAAAAACGTACTCAGGAATTGATTTCCCTACTCATTTCAACTCTGTGTGTTACTCTGCTT CCCAGACCTTTCCAAGCCACTTTCAATGGACTTCATCAAATGGTTCACTTAAACAAAACTATCCTGTACCAGTACAGATGTATGATGATGATCCACGAAGATCTAATGCTGTCCCTGGTAATGAGCACTCTCTGATATTTCCACATGAAGAGTCTTCAACAG CAGTATATCAGGCTCATCAGTTTTGGGGTACAATCAGACAGCAACAGACCAACACAGTAAGCACTACACCACTTGATAATGCTTATCATCATTTGCTAAGAAAAATTATAAAGTCACTAAGCACAGAAGAAGTGGAAGACTTGTGCTTTATCTCAACAGAAGCAAATTCATCTTCTGTGCGCAACAAGGCTAACTTCAGTGGAATGGTTTTGTTTAAATTCTTCGAACAGCGTATGCTAATCTCTGCTGAAAATTTGGAGTACCTCCAAAATCACTTGAAGAACATCTATCGAATGGATTTGTGCCATTTAATTGATGAATACAATAACAATCATTTAAGAGGGCCATCCTTTTCACATAGTGTACAATTGGCAGAGCCACTCCCACAATCATCACAATTAAAATTCAACCCATCACCAACTAATGTAGGACCACATCCGTCATCATCTGTAGGGTCACGCCCACCACCGTTTAATCCGGAATATCATGATAAAA CCCAATCACAACTACCCCAACACGATCCAGTCCAATACACCCATCCAGAGCAGATTAACACCAGCGATCATCAGCAGGAGTGTTCCTACCCAACTCAAGAAGAAGGTGATGAAGAATTCAAATCACAACAATCTTTGCAGACTGACAATCTTATTTTTCACAATGGAGCGATGCATACTCATAGTAGTAGTGAACAACTATTCCAGCAGAACAAAGAGCTGCATATGAAATTGACAATTAGTAATAATGAAATCTGTGTTCTTTCAAAGAAGAATGATCAGTTGCAACAATCATTGCAGCAAATACGGAGTGAACTGAACACTGAGAGAGAGATGTCACAACAACAAGTGAACAATCAAAAGCAAATACACAAACATTATTTGGCACAGATTGAGAAATTATGTGCTCAATTGCAAGGCAAGTCGGGTCCAGTAGCAGAGAGGTATCCAATGTGCAAACACCCACATGGTATTGCATTAATTGTCAACAATTACGAGTTTTCCTTCACACATCATGTTGAAAAAGCGTTACCAAACCGTGAAGGGTCATTGGTTGATGAAAATAATCTCTGTGTCACTTGGGAATACCTTGGTTATAAGGTGCAAGTCTTGAAGAACCTCAAAGCCTCAGAGTTTACTCGTGAACTAATGCAGGTTGCTCTGCAGAGTCATGAGAATTATGACAGTTTTGTGTGTTGTATCCTCAGTCATGGCTACCTTGATGGTGTGTATGGTACAGATGGGGAACTGGTAAAGTTTAATGATATTGTTAAACTGTTTAAAGACAACTTCTGCCCAACACTAGTAGGCAAACCAAAGCTGTTCTTTATCCAAGCCTGTCGAGGAGATAATAAAGATGAAAGAGTTTATGAACAGAAAGATGGGCCAGACAAGATTAAAAATTCTCTACCAAGTGAAGCTGATTTCTTTTTTGGTTATGCTACTCCACCAGGGTATGCCTCATGGAGAAGCCGTGAATATGGTTCCTGGTACATTTCCAGTTTGTGTGAAGTTCTTGTGGACAATGCTCCACAGCAAGATCTCCTCAGTATGTTAACCATGGTTACCAACAAAGTGTCAGAAGCCTATACTAAGGAAGGCTACAAGTAA
- the LOC136267240 gene encoding caspase-8-like isoform X2 translates to MYDDDPRRSNAVPGNEHSLIFPHEESSTAVYQAHQFWGTIRQQQTNTVSTTPLDNAYHHLLRKIIKSLSTEEVEDLCFISTEANSSSVRNKANFSGMVLFKFFEQRMLISAENLEYLQNHLKNIYRMDLCHLIDEYNNNHLRGPSFSHSVQLAEPLPQSSQLKFNPSPTNVGPHPSSSVGSRPPPFNPEYHDKTQSQLPQHDPVQYTHPEQINTSDHQQECSYPTQEEGDEEFKSQQSLQTDNLIFHNGAMHTHSSSEQLFQQNKELHMKLTISNNEICVLSKKNDQLQQSLQQIRSELNTEREMSQQQVNNQKQIHKHYLAQIEKLCAQLQGKSGPVAERYPMCKHPHGIALIVNNYEFSFTHHVEKALPNREGSLVDENNLCVTWEYLGYKVQVLKNLKASEFTRELMQVALQSHENYDSFVCCILSHGYLDGVYGTDGELVKFNDIVKLFKDNFCPTLVGKPKLFFIQACRGDNKDERVYEQKDGPDKIKNSLPSEADFFFGYATPPGYASWRSREYGSWYISSLCEVLVDNAPQQDLLSMLTMVTNKVSEAYTKEGYK, encoded by the exons ATGTATGATGATGATCCACGAAGATCTAATGCTGTCCCTGGTAATGAGCACTCTCTGATATTTCCACATGAAGAGTCTTCAACAG CAGTATATCAGGCTCATCAGTTTTGGGGTACAATCAGACAGCAACAGACCAACACAGTAAGCACTACACCACTTGATAATGCTTATCATCATTTGCTAAGAAAAATTATAAAGTCACTAAGCACAGAAGAAGTGGAAGACTTGTGCTTTATCTCAACAGAAGCAAATTCATCTTCTGTGCGCAACAAGGCTAACTTCAGTGGAATGGTTTTGTTTAAATTCTTCGAACAGCGTATGCTAATCTCTGCTGAAAATTTGGAGTACCTCCAAAATCACTTGAAGAACATCTATCGAATGGATTTGTGCCATTTAATTGATGAATACAATAACAATCATTTAAGAGGGCCATCCTTTTCACATAGTGTACAATTGGCAGAGCCACTCCCACAATCATCACAATTAAAATTCAACCCATCACCAACTAATGTAGGACCACATCCGTCATCATCTGTAGGGTCACGCCCACCACCGTTTAATCCGGAATATCATGATAAAA CCCAATCACAACTACCCCAACACGATCCAGTCCAATACACCCATCCAGAGCAGATTAACACCAGCGATCATCAGCAGGAGTGTTCCTACCCAACTCAAGAAGAAGGTGATGAAGAATTCAAATCACAACAATCTTTGCAGACTGACAATCTTATTTTTCACAATGGAGCGATGCATACTCATAGTAGTAGTGAACAACTATTCCAGCAGAACAAAGAGCTGCATATGAAATTGACAATTAGTAATAATGAAATCTGTGTTCTTTCAAAGAAGAATGATCAGTTGCAACAATCATTGCAGCAAATACGGAGTGAACTGAACACTGAGAGAGAGATGTCACAACAACAAGTGAACAATCAAAAGCAAATACACAAACATTATTTGGCACAGATTGAGAAATTATGTGCTCAATTGCAAGGCAAGTCGGGTCCAGTAGCAGAGAGGTATCCAATGTGCAAACACCCACATGGTATTGCATTAATTGTCAACAATTACGAGTTTTCCTTCACACATCATGTTGAAAAAGCGTTACCAAACCGTGAAGGGTCATTGGTTGATGAAAATAATCTCTGTGTCACTTGGGAATACCTTGGTTATAAGGTGCAAGTCTTGAAGAACCTCAAAGCCTCAGAGTTTACTCGTGAACTAATGCAGGTTGCTCTGCAGAGTCATGAGAATTATGACAGTTTTGTGTGTTGTATCCTCAGTCATGGCTACCTTGATGGTGTGTATGGTACAGATGGGGAACTGGTAAAGTTTAATGATATTGTTAAACTGTTTAAAGACAACTTCTGCCCAACACTAGTAGGCAAACCAAAGCTGTTCTTTATCCAAGCCTGTCGAGGAGATAATAAAGATGAAAGAGTTTATGAACAGAAAGATGGGCCAGACAAGATTAAAAATTCTCTACCAAGTGAAGCTGATTTCTTTTTTGGTTATGCTACTCCACCAGGGTATGCCTCATGGAGAAGCCGTGAATATGGTTCCTGGTACATTTCCAGTTTGTGTGAAGTTCTTGTGGACAATGCTCCACAGCAAGATCTCCTCAGTATGTTAACCATGGTTACCAACAAAGTGTCAGAAGCCTATACTAAGGAAGGCTACAAGTAA